One genomic window of Amphiura filiformis chromosome 3, Afil_fr2py, whole genome shotgun sequence includes the following:
- the LOC140147383 gene encoding NXPE family member 3-like: MNGSYTARFTLRWTGNHRISVKVMHSSEAVSALRRVSENFPTRASYDGFFWNGNDVTVSACHITPYFYIKEWENKSYVAEMCNFTDPITGAPWYCTKPANFSCSSYGNHSYSMRDNNILDIFLSKDEKEEILKRPSEIASIGDAIARVKTALLFCFLILDSLQTMSTCTSHLLPPCDIKFQPEQNQNIVAGFYHRDNWISLNCDTHIETNTTFLSNCLQNKTMYFLGDSTLRQWFVYLIEKLGELKIDLKLMENASFRIGMDYWKSRALNTSLYYHHHGFPNTIYIASTSDIHYVANMIDSLPSDGQNTIFFISLAAHFTITTSEFFHYRIKTVKHAILRLHERSPDIPVLVKSANTRAPGDILRPNWFHDQLNKFLSEEFVGLPNVLLVDVWNMTIGHHTGWAIHPANIVIENEIKLVMSYLCKP; encoded by the exons ATGAATGGCTCTTACACTGCTCGGTTCACGTTACGCTGGACTGGCAACCACCGCATCTCAGTTAAAGTGATGCATTCTAGTGAAGCCGTCTCTGCACTAAGACGTGTAAGTGAAAACTTTCCCACCAGAGCTTCGTATGATGGATTCTTCTGGAATGGCAACGACGTGACCGTTTCAGCTTGTCACATAACGCCGTATTTTTATATTAAAGAGTGGGAGAACAAATCCTATGTTGCCGAAATGTGCAACTTTACCGATCCTATCACGGGCGCTCCATGGTACTGCACTAAGCCGGCGAATTTCTCCTGTTCATCGTATGGTAATCATTCTTATAGCATGCGAGATAATAACATCCTGGACATTTTTCTAAGTAAAGACGAAAAAGAAGAAATACTCAAAAG GCCATCGGAGATAGCAAGCATTGGGGATGCCATAGCTAGAGTTAAAACAG CGTTGTTATtttgtttcttaattttagattcTTTACAAACCATGTCAACCTGTACATCACATCTACTGCCTCCATGCGACATTAAATTTCAACCTGAACAAAATCAGAACATCGTGGCCGGTTTCTATCACAGGGACAATTGGATTTCGTTAAATTGCGACACCCATATCGAGACAAACACTACCTTTCTTTCAAActgtttgcaaaataaaacaatgtaCTTTTTAGGCGATTCAACTCTTCGCCAATGGttcgtttatttgattgaaaagctTGGGGAActtaaaattgatttaaaattaaTGGAAAATGCAAGTTTCAGAATAGGAATGGATTATTGGAAGAGTAGGGCACTAAATACGTCATTGTATTACCACCATCATGGTTTCCCAAACACTATATATATAGCATCTACATCAGATATTCACTACGTAGCCAACATGATCGATTCTCTACCTTCAGATGGACAAAATACGATCTTCTTCATCAGCTTGGCAGCACATTTTACGATCACCACTTCCGAGTTTTTTCACTATCGGATAAAAACGGTCAAACACGCTATATTGAGGTTACATGAACGAAGTCCAGATATTCCTGTCCTGGTGAAATCGGCAAATACAAGAGCACCGGGTGATATTCTCAGACCCAACTGGTTTCATGACCAATTGAATAAATTTTTGTCGGAAGAGTTTGTAGGGTTACCTAATGTGTTGTTAGTAGATGTTTGGAATATGACAATCGGACATCATACAGGTTGGGCTATTCATCCAGCGAATATTGTGATagaaaatgaaattaaacttgtaaTGTCATATTTATGTAAGCCTTAG